A stretch of the Planktothricoides raciborskii GIHE-MW2 genome encodes the following:
- a CDS encoding tetratricopeptide repeat protein encodes MRLAQKVFSLICSTILLSITCPGSVKLGQESIIRGFFPPQAVAQTETEIKAAHKLLLQGIQQYETSQFREALQSWEAALALYQQITYRQGIANSLNNLGTAYYSLGDYARAIEHLQQSWEIFREIGDRDRIAIFLNNLGEVYSSLIEIALTVAERGRARAFVELFNQRLSQNSEFNIEPPNIESEQIQKIAAAHHATIVIYSNM; translated from the coding sequence ATGCGCCTCGCTCAAAAAGTTTTTAGCCTGATTTGCAGCACAATTCTGTTGTCCATAACTTGTCCTGGGTCGGTTAAATTGGGTCAAGAATCAATTATTAGGGGATTTTTCCCGCCCCAAGCAGTCGCGCAAACGGAAACGGAAATCAAAGCAGCCCATAAATTATTGCTGCAAGGAATTCAGCAATATGAAACCAGTCAGTTTCGCGAAGCTTTACAATCTTGGGAAGCAGCTTTGGCACTTTATCAGCAAATTACTTACCGCCAAGGTATTGCCAACTCTCTGAATAATTTAGGCACGGCTTACTATTCATTAGGAGACTATGCAAGAGCGATTGAACACTTACAGCAATCTTGGGAAATATTCCGTGAAATTGGCGATCGCGATCGCATTGCCATTTTTCTGAATAATTTGGGCGAAGTTTACTCCTCATTAATTGAAATCGCTTTAACCGTAGCGGAACGGGGAAGGGCAAGAGCATTTGTGGAGTTATTTAATCAACGACTTTCTCAAAATTCAGAATTTAATATTGAACCGCCCAATATCGAGAGCGAGCAAATTCAAAAAATTGCGGCTGCCCATCATGCCACGATTGTTATTTATTCAAATATGTGA
- a CDS encoding DUF928 domain-containing protein has translation MFRPFQHIASTGLALLLLLSGISFTTGVWAQTNPRTQSSDDKPVNPVDDPDDRKNNTDSGITRDNCLVGENPKPLTALIPNSSGYPLTTMGYPTFFFYIPDNALEAVEFLILDDKSRLLYRNRMAISPRGGVMSVSLPTDSPMGELQPGKSYQWELALVCQKNGKEDKTTHLNGWIQRVDNPDLVAQVQQANPRQVPEIYAQAGIWYDFLASLANLRRENPNDSELTQYWIEVLQSVGLAEVAEEPLISQP, from the coding sequence ATGTTTCGACCATTTCAACATATCGCCTCCACTGGTTTAGCACTATTGCTATTGCTTTCGGGGATAAGTTTTACCACAGGAGTTTGGGCGCAAACTAATCCAAGAACACAATCCAGTGACGATAAACCAGTCAACCCAGTCGATGATCCTGATGACAGAAAAAATAATACAGATTCAGGAATTACGCGAGATAATTGCCTGGTTGGAGAAAATCCAAAACCTCTCACAGCCTTGATTCCGAATTCAAGCGGTTATCCATTAACGACGATGGGATATCCGACGTTTTTTTTCTATATTCCTGATAATGCGCTTGAAGCTGTTGAGTTTTTAATTCTAGATGATAAATCCAGACTTTTATATCGTAACCGTATGGCAATCTCTCCTCGTGGCGGGGTGATGAGTGTGAGTCTGCCTACGGATAGTCCAATGGGAGAATTACAACCAGGGAAATCTTATCAATGGGAATTAGCTTTAGTTTGTCAGAAAAATGGGAAAGAAGATAAAACAACTCATCTGAATGGATGGATTCAAAGAGTAGACAATCCCGATTTAGTGGCACAAGTCCAGCAAGCAAATCCTCGCCAAGTTCCCGAAATTTATGCTCAGGCAGGAATTTGGTATGATTTTCTCGCTAGTCTGGCTAATTTACGACGGGAAAATCCTAATGATTCTGAGTTAACCCAATATTGGATTGAGGTATTGCAGTCTGTGGGATTGGCAGAAGTCGCGGAAGAACCGTTGATTTCGCAACCTTGA
- the tnpA gene encoding IS200/IS605 family transposase, whose amino-acid sequence MALWRLYYHLVWTTKNRQYLITPDKESTLYNYIIGKADSLGCIIHGIGGIEDHIHLVASIPPSLSIAEFVKTVKGSSAYYMNHSGLMGQDKFAWQEEYGVFSVGSKQIDRAVAYVNNQKIHHGNKTAISWLEKTDSEDDPPNRWYPPDPPN is encoded by the coding sequence ATGGCTCTCTGGCGACTTTACTATCATTTAGTTTGGACAACTAAAAATCGTCAATATTTAATTACCCCAGATAAAGAATCTACTCTTTATAATTATATCATTGGCAAAGCGGACTCTCTGGGTTGTATCATTCATGGGATTGGTGGCATCGAAGATCATATTCATTTGGTGGCATCGATTCCTCCGAGTCTATCAATTGCTGAATTTGTCAAGACGGTAAAAGGTAGCAGCGCCTATTATATGAATCATTCAGGATTGATGGGTCAAGATAAATTTGCGTGGCAGGAAGAATATGGCGTTTTTTCTGTGGGCAGTAAGCAAATCGATCGCGCTGTGGCTTATGTGAATAATCAGAAAATACATCATGGGAATAAAACGGCGATTTCTTGGTTGGAAAAAACTGATTCTGAAGACGATCCACCTAATCGTTGGTATCCCCCGGATCCGCCGAATTAG
- a CDS encoding CHASE2 domain-containing protein, with product MLSKLLNISQKPNQKSGHSLVSLLKLTIASLGVTGLVLLVRYFGGWQSAELMIFDLMVNLRPDPGPDPRLLVVEINEQDIANLQQWPISDRVLAKALAELQKHQPAAIALDLVRDIPNPPGYEELVQQFQQPNVIGSLVIGNNDRDRVSAPPSLPGTQIGFADMAIDPDSRVRRQLMFQPDGSALSVQAARIYLKNQQISDKLTENKEYQLGEKIFPRLSKSSGGYQTIDARGYQFLLTYRSKTVAQTISFTEVINGEIEPNLVKNKIVFIGVTAPSLKDLFFTPYSAGNYGQKMPGVEIHAQMTSQILSAVLDGEPLFGFWSEWAEVLWIFVWAIIGAILAGRIQQPLVLVGSAIASVGGIFGISYGLFLQAAWVPVAAPMATFFVTTILTELYQKQLVWQQEQMVMKLLGQQTSPEIASALWNSRDRLLQSGILPWQTLTATVLFTDIKNFSTISETKSPEELMTWLNPYLIAMSDRVLDYHGIVNKFTGDGIMAVFGVPVPRSSNEEIAQDAENAINCALAMAENLTKLNQKWQQQKLPKVQMRVGIFTGLITVGSLGGKNRLEYGVIGDTVNTASRLESCEKQRQPDDCRILIGQATLEYVQGKFEVESWGSLPLKGKQQMVEVYRAIGRVV from the coding sequence GTGCTTTCTAAATTATTAAATATATCTCAAAAACCCAACCAAAAATCAGGGCATTCATTGGTTAGCTTATTAAAATTAACGATCGCTTCTCTTGGAGTGACTGGGTTGGTGTTACTCGTTCGCTATTTTGGCGGGTGGCAATCTGCTGAATTGATGATATTTGATCTGATGGTAAATTTGCGTCCCGACCCAGGACCCGATCCCAGGCTTTTGGTGGTAGAAATTAACGAGCAAGATATTGCCAATTTACAGCAATGGCCTATATCCGATCGCGTATTAGCAAAAGCCTTAGCCGAGTTGCAAAAACACCAACCAGCAGCGATCGCTCTAGACCTGGTGCGAGATATTCCTAACCCACCGGGATATGAGGAATTGGTGCAACAATTTCAGCAACCTAATGTGATTGGGTCTTTAGTCATTGGTAATAACGATCGCGATCGCGTTTCCGCCCCTCCCAGTTTACCAGGAACACAAATTGGTTTTGCGGATATGGCGATCGATCCAGATAGTCGAGTTCGCCGTCAATTAATGTTTCAGCCTGATGGAAGTGCTTTATCTGTTCAGGCAGCCCGAATTTATTTAAAAAATCAGCAAATATCCGATAAATTAACCGAAAATAAAGAATATCAGCTTGGTGAAAAGATTTTTCCGAGATTAAGCAAATCCTCTGGTGGTTATCAAACCATAGATGCACGGGGTTATCAATTTTTGCTAACTTATCGGTCGAAAACTGTTGCCCAAACAATTAGTTTTACAGAAGTAATAAACGGGGAAATTGAGCCAAATTTAGTAAAAAATAAAATTGTTTTTATTGGGGTGACTGCTCCTAGTCTCAAAGATTTATTTTTTACTCCCTATAGTGCAGGCAACTACGGACAAAAAATGCCTGGAGTTGAGATTCATGCTCAGATGACTAGCCAGATATTGAGTGCCGTATTAGATGGTGAACCTTTATTTGGGTTTTGGTCAGAATGGGCTGAAGTATTGTGGATATTCGTTTGGGCAATTATCGGCGCTATTTTAGCCGGACGAATTCAGCAACCCTTGGTTTTAGTCGGCAGCGCGATCGCCTCTGTGGGTGGTATCTTTGGGATTAGTTATGGATTATTTTTACAAGCGGCTTGGGTGCCCGTTGCCGCACCAATGGCCACGTTTTTTGTCACGACAATTTTAACCGAATTGTATCAAAAGCAATTAGTCTGGCAACAGGAACAAATGGTAATGAAGCTATTAGGGCAACAAACCTCACCAGAAATTGCTTCTGCTTTATGGAATAGCCGCGATCGCTTATTACAATCGGGCATATTACCCTGGCAAACTCTAACCGCAACGGTCTTATTTACAGACATTAAAAACTTTAGCACCATCTCGGAAACTAAATCACCGGAAGAGTTAATGACCTGGTTAAATCCCTATCTGATTGCCATGAGCGATCGGGTCTTAGATTATCATGGAATTGTTAACAAATTTACTGGGGATGGAATTATGGCTGTATTTGGAGTTCCGGTGCCCCGTAGTAGTAATGAAGAAATCGCTCAAGATGCCGAAAATGCCATCAATTGTGCCTTAGCAATGGCCGAAAACTTAACAAAACTTAATCAAAAATGGCAACAGCAAAAATTGCCCAAAGTGCAAATGCGTGTCGGGATTTTTACCGGCTTAATTACGGTGGGCAGCTTAGGCGGAAAAAATCGTCTAGAATATGGAGTAATTGGGGATACCGTCAACACCGCCTCACGGTTAGAAAGTTGTGAAAAACAGCGCCAACCCGATGACTGCCGCATTCTCATTGGTCAAGCCACTTTAGAATATGTTCAAGGTAAATTTGAGGTGGAATCTTGGGGGTCTTTACCGTTAAAAGGGAAACAACAAATGGTAGAAGTTTACCGGGCGATCGGTCGGGTTGTTTAA
- a CDS encoding glutamate-5-semialdehyde dehydrogenase, which produces MTKDSLTSSSSLMVSVQRTYEASLILGTTKGIERSRAVRAIADALDDATDDILEANTLDLEASREMAVPDLILEWLKLTPERLNNTVETLYRLSELSDPLRRVMNASYQLDHSQTYCQLMPLGVIALIYETLPELAAIAAGLCMKTGNSLLLRGGTEASQSNQAIAQAICGALEKVGFPSGSVELIPADSGATIRDLVKQDDYINLVIPYGRPSLVQQVVRQSTAPVLRSAMGNCYLYWSPTGSLDLTRSIIMDSHQSEPDPVNAIEKVLIHSNQKLSSLTILWNTLQESGFEIRVDEELHQEFPGLTVVQEEEWHQSYLSKTVAFKRVNNMEAAIRWINKYSSGHADCLVTESYLESSQFSAGINSASVYINSSPRFYRYNKQQGDAIFLGMSNQKGLRRGLISLETLTTLKHIVQGTGQV; this is translated from the coding sequence ATGACAAAAGATTCTTTAACTTCTTCGTCCAGTCTCATGGTGAGTGTTCAACGCACCTATGAAGCGTCCTTGATTCTAGGAACCACTAAAGGGATAGAACGCTCTAGGGCTGTCCGGGCAATTGCTGATGCGTTGGATGATGCGACGGATGATATTCTCGAAGCCAATACTTTGGATTTAGAAGCCAGTCGGGAAATGGCGGTTCCTGATTTGATTTTGGAATGGTTGAAGCTGACTCCAGAACGTTTAAATAATACGGTGGAGACGCTTTATCGCTTGTCGGAATTGTCTGACCCTCTGCGTCGGGTGATGAATGCGTCTTATCAGTTGGATCATTCTCAAACTTATTGTCAGTTAATGCCTCTGGGTGTGATTGCATTAATCTATGAAACTTTGCCAGAGTTAGCCGCGATCGCCGCTGGACTTTGTATGAAAACGGGTAATAGTTTGCTGCTGCGAGGTGGGACTGAAGCAAGTCAATCCAATCAGGCGATCGCGCAAGCTATTTGTGGGGCTTTAGAAAAGGTGGGATTTCCCTCTGGATCTGTAGAATTAATCCCAGCGGATTCTGGGGCAACCATTCGTGATTTAGTTAAACAAGATGACTATATTAATTTAGTCATTCCTTATGGAAGACCGAGTTTAGTCCAACAAGTTGTGCGGCAATCTACCGCCCCGGTTTTGCGATCGGCAATGGGCAATTGTTATCTTTATTGGTCGCCTACGGGGAGTTTGGATCTGACCCGTTCTATTATTATGGATAGCCATCAAAGTGAACCAGATCCTGTGAATGCGATCGAGAAAGTTTTAATCCATAGCAATCAAAAACTCTCTTCTTTAACGATACTGTGGAATACCCTGCAAGAAAGTGGCTTTGAAATTCGCGTCGATGAAGAGTTACATCAAGAATTTCCTGGGTTAACCGTTGTCCAAGAAGAAGAGTGGCATCAATCTTATTTAAGCAAAACTGTTGCCTTTAAACGGGTGAATAACATGGAAGCCGCGATTCGATGGATCAACAAATATAGTAGCGGTCATGCGGATTGCCTCGTCACCGAGTCTTATTTAGAAAGTTCTCAATTTTCGGCGGGGATTAACAGTGCTTCAGTATATATTAACTCATCCCCGCGATTTTACCGTTACAACAAACAACAGGGTGATGCCATTTTCCTGGGAATGTCCAACCAAAAAGGCCTTCGCCGGGGTTTAATCAGTCTGGAAACTTTAACCACTCTCAAGCATATTGTTCAAGGGACGGGACAAGTTTAA